ACACGCCATCCATTCGTGGCATGGTCGCAAAGGTTCCCCATCTCGTCCGCGTCGTCGACTAATCGCGATCCGGCATAACCGCACCAAACCCATCAGGGTAAATTCATATGCGAGTCGGCGAAGAGCAGAAGCTGCTTCATCGGCGTTAAGCGAGGAAACAATGGCAATCCGCAATCTCTCCAATCTACGCGCCCCCAAGCGGGCTAACGAAAACAAGAAGCGTGTCGGCCGCGGTATGGGTTCGGGCATGGGTAAGACCTCTACCCGCGGACACAAGGGTCAGGGCTCCCGCTCGGGTTCGTCACTGATGCGTGGTTTTGAAGGCGGCCAGATGCCCCTTCATCGCCGTCTGCCCAAGCGCGGCTTCACCAACATCTTTCGCGTTGAGTACCAGGTCCTTGGCCTCGACCGCGTCGCCGAGATCGTTGCCGCTGAGAACGTCACCGAGTTCACCCTCGACAAGATCATCGAGCTTGGCCTACTCCGCAAGAAGGGCGCCTTGATCAAAGTGTTGAATAACGGAGAGATCAAGACTGCCGTAACGGTTCACGCGCACAAGTTCTCGAAGACCGCCCAGGAGGCGATCGAAAAGGCCGGCGGCAAGGCCATCCTGATCGGCTAGGCAGCATTTAGAATGATTGGCAGGCGAGGGCAACCGCCTCGCATCGCCGTTTCACCAGAACGTCAGTCTTACCCCCGAGGTTTCAGCTCCCGATGTTCGAGAAAATCGCAAACATCTTCAAAATTCCCGACCTCCGCAAGCGCGTGTTGTTCACGCTTGGCATGTTGGCCGTATACCGCCTCGGCTCGCACATCCCCACCCCCGGCATCAACGCCGACATGCTCGCCCAGTTCTTCAATCAGAACTCCGGCTCGGCACTCGGCCTGGTCGACCTCTTCTCCGGTGGAAACCTCCGCAAGCTCACCGTCTTCGCGCTCGGCATCATGCCTTACATTACGGCGTCGATCATCTTCCAACTGCTCACG
The nucleotide sequence above comes from Tunturibacter empetritectus. Encoded proteins:
- the rplO gene encoding 50S ribosomal protein L15, translating into MAIRNLSNLRAPKRANENKKRVGRGMGSGMGKTSTRGHKGQGSRSGSSLMRGFEGGQMPLHRRLPKRGFTNIFRVEYQVLGLDRVAEIVAAENVTEFTLDKIIELGLLRKKGALIKVLNNGEIKTAVTVHAHKFSKTAQEAIEKAGGKAILIG